A window of the Branchiibius hedensis genome harbors these coding sequences:
- a CDS encoding FKBP-type peptidyl-prolyl cis-trans isomerase, which yields MAHDPNVKPEIDFPGDQPPTDLVIEDITVGDGREAQAGDTIQAHYVGVAWSTGEEFDSSWNRGAPLRFQVGVGQVIQGWDTGILGMKVGGRRKLTIPADLAYGDRGAGNAIGPGETLIFVVDLVSADKPGAGSAFGLR from the coding sequence ATGGCCCACGACCCCAACGTCAAACCGGAGATCGACTTCCCCGGCGACCAGCCGCCGACCGACCTGGTCATCGAAGACATCACCGTTGGTGACGGCCGCGAGGCCCAGGCGGGCGACACCATCCAGGCGCACTACGTCGGCGTCGCCTGGTCCACCGGCGAGGAGTTCGACTCCTCCTGGAACCGCGGCGCGCCGCTGCGCTTCCAGGTCGGTGTCGGTCAGGTCATCCAGGGCTGGGACACCGGCATCCTGGGGATGAAGGTGGGTGGCCGCCGCAAGCTGACGATCCCTGCCGACCTGGCGTACGGCGATCGCGGGGCTGGCAACGCCATCGGCCCGGGGGAGACCCTGATCTTCGTCGTCGACCTGGTCAGTGCCGACAAGCCCGGCGCGGGATCGGCGTTCGGCCTGCGCTGA
- a CDS encoding FKBP-type peptidyl-prolyl cis-trans isomerase: protein MRRTLRLAAAGTLPLLLLTACGSDSSSSSSASGAKSSTATCTAPPTASAAEVSSLSTVTVDTKDAKKPVVTLAKKPFKVAKTETKVLKAGTGATLTNKDLATVNYTLVNGTSGKEAANTFASKSVVFDLTDTTLVKGLSKALIGQKVGSTLTIAVPPSEAFGCDGQTSLGITENDTMVFYMDIISATQPLTEATGTPVAPKAGLPTVSVPAGKGKEATITMPNANPPSTLVSQDLITGKGAKVAEGDTVMVSYTGVIWANGKKGTAFDSTAKQGGQPTTFQLAPGQLINGWVKGLVGKTVGSRVLLVVPPADGYGTAGNTQASIKGTDTLVFVVDILAIT, encoded by the coding sequence GTGCGCCGCACTCTGCGCCTGGCCGCCGCCGGCACCCTGCCCCTGCTCCTGCTCACCGCCTGCGGGAGCGACAGTTCCAGTTCCTCCTCGGCGAGCGGCGCCAAGTCTTCGACCGCGACCTGCACCGCGCCGCCGACCGCGTCGGCTGCTGAGGTGTCCAGCCTGTCGACGGTCACCGTCGACACCAAGGACGCCAAGAAGCCGGTGGTGACTCTGGCGAAGAAGCCGTTCAAGGTCGCCAAGACCGAGACCAAGGTGCTCAAAGCAGGCACCGGTGCAACCCTGACCAACAAAGACCTGGCCACGGTGAACTACACGTTGGTCAACGGCACCTCCGGCAAGGAAGCCGCCAACACGTTCGCCAGCAAGTCGGTGGTCTTCGACCTGACCGACACCACCTTGGTCAAGGGGCTGTCCAAGGCCCTCATCGGGCAGAAGGTCGGCAGCACCCTGACCATCGCGGTGCCGCCCAGCGAGGCGTTCGGCTGCGACGGACAGACCAGTCTGGGGATCACCGAGAACGACACGATGGTCTTCTACATGGACATCATCAGCGCCACCCAACCGCTGACGGAGGCGACCGGCACCCCGGTGGCACCGAAGGCGGGCCTGCCGACCGTGAGCGTCCCCGCCGGTAAGGGCAAGGAAGCCACGATCACGATGCCGAACGCCAACCCACCCTCGACGTTGGTCAGCCAGGACCTGATCACCGGCAAGGGCGCCAAGGTGGCCGAGGGTGACACGGTGATGGTCAGCTACACCGGCGTGATCTGGGCCAACGGCAAGAAGGGCACGGCGTTCGACTCCACCGCCAAGCAGGGTGGCCAGCCGACGACCTTCCAGCTGGCTCCCGGTCAGTTGATCAACGGCTGGGTCAAGGGCCTGGTCGGCAAAACCGTGGGCAGCCGGGTGCTGCTGGTCGTGCCCCCGGCCGACGGCTACGGCACCGCCGGCAACACCCAGGCCAGCATCAAGGGCACCGACACCCTGGTGTTCGTTGTCGACATCCTCGCCATCACCTGA
- the pafA gene encoding Pup--protein ligase: MDRRIFGIENEYGVTCTFEGQRRLTPDEVARYLFRKVVSWGRSSNVFLSNGSRLYLDVGSHPEYATPECDDVREAVIHDKAGERIVEGLVEDAQLRLAEEGIEGQIYVFKNNTDSAGNSYGCHENYLVGRQGEFQRISDHLIPFLVSRQITCGAGKIALLGHRPTYCVSQRADHIWEGVSSATTRSRPIINTRDEPHADAERYRRLHVIVGDSNMSETTTMLKLGSADLVLRMIEEGVALRDLSLENPIRAIRDISHDITGRSPVRLANGKEMSALQIQTEYFDRAKAFVDQRGLVDAQTKRVMDLWERTLHAVESGNLALVDTEIDWVIKHTLLDRYAAKHGLSLDDPRMLQLDLTYHDINRRRGLFYLLQRSGRAARVSTDVEVFEAKTRPPQTTRAKLRGDFIRAAQAGRRDFTVDWVHLKLNDQAQRTVLVKDPFVAVDARVQRLIDGM, encoded by the coding sequence ATGGACCGTCGGATCTTCGGGATCGAGAACGAGTACGGCGTGACGTGCACCTTCGAGGGGCAACGTCGGCTCACGCCGGACGAGGTCGCGCGCTATCTGTTCCGCAAGGTCGTTTCCTGGGGACGATCCAGCAACGTGTTCCTGTCCAACGGTTCACGGCTCTACCTCGACGTCGGTAGCCACCCCGAATACGCCACGCCCGAATGCGATGACGTTCGCGAAGCGGTCATCCATGACAAGGCCGGTGAGCGGATCGTCGAGGGCTTGGTCGAGGACGCGCAGTTGCGCCTGGCCGAGGAGGGCATCGAGGGACAGATCTACGTCTTCAAGAACAACACCGACTCGGCGGGCAACTCCTACGGCTGCCACGAGAACTACCTCGTGGGGCGGCAGGGGGAGTTCCAGCGGATCTCCGATCACCTGATCCCGTTTCTTGTCAGCCGCCAAATCACTTGCGGCGCAGGCAAAATCGCGCTCCTGGGGCACCGCCCGACGTACTGCGTCAGTCAACGCGCCGACCACATCTGGGAGGGCGTATCCAGTGCCACCACCCGGTCGCGGCCGATCATCAACACGCGCGACGAGCCGCACGCGGACGCCGAGCGCTACCGCCGGCTGCACGTCATCGTCGGTGACAGCAACATGAGCGAGACCACCACGATGCTCAAACTGGGCTCCGCGGATCTGGTGCTGCGGATGATCGAGGAGGGTGTCGCGCTGCGCGACCTCAGCCTGGAGAACCCGATCCGCGCGATCCGCGACATCAGCCATGACATCACCGGGCGCAGCCCGGTCCGGCTGGCCAACGGCAAGGAGATGTCGGCGCTGCAGATCCAGACCGAGTATTTCGACCGGGCCAAGGCGTTCGTCGACCAGCGCGGTCTGGTCGATGCGCAGACCAAGCGGGTCATGGACCTGTGGGAGCGCACGCTGCACGCCGTCGAGTCCGGCAACCTCGCCCTGGTGGACACGGAGATCGACTGGGTCATCAAACACACCCTGTTGGATCGGTACGCCGCCAAGCACGGGCTGTCTCTCGATGACCCCCGGATGCTGCAGTTGGACCTCACCTATCACGACATCAACCGCCGTCGGGGGCTGTTCTACCTGCTGCAGCGCAGTGGTCGGGCGGCCCGGGTCAGCACCGACGTGGAGGTTTTCGAGGCCAAGACCCGCCCGCCGCAGACGACCCGGGCCAAACTGCGCGGGGACTTCATCCGCGCAGCGCAGGCGGGTCGACGGGATTTCACCGTCGACTGGGTGCATCTGAAGTTGAACGACCAGGCTCAACGCACGGTGCTCGTCAAGGACCCCTTCGTCGCGGTGGACGCCCGGGTGCAGCGGCTGATTGACGGTATGTGA
- a CDS encoding NAD-dependent epimerase/dehydratase family protein, whose protein sequence is MDLLVLGGTAWLGAQVVRTAVTRGHTITTMARARSGPPPSGVRFVRGDRSRVEAYPAGRFDAVIDVARDPALVTTALDALADRVGHWLFVSSCSVYADQSVPGGDETSPLLPALIGDYSDEQYGEAKVRCEQLIRDRMGQDRCFIARSGLIAGPGDSTDRTGYWPLRFAHPATDDGAVLIPDAPNQPVQWIDVRDLADWLVAAAEAALAGTFDAAGPATSFADHLTTVRSVTGHSGPVVAAAPTWLTEHGVAAWSGPRSLPIWLPDDYAGMLGRRAEEAAAAGLHTRPWSHTIADVLAWELQTGPGRVRRAGVSPDDERQLLAGRS, encoded by the coding sequence ATGGACCTGTTGGTGTTGGGCGGTACGGCGTGGCTCGGCGCACAGGTCGTGCGCACGGCTGTGACGCGAGGTCACACGATCACCACCATGGCCCGCGCCCGATCGGGACCACCGCCGTCGGGAGTCAGGTTCGTCCGCGGGGACCGGAGCCGGGTCGAGGCGTACCCGGCGGGGCGGTTCGATGCGGTCATCGACGTCGCGCGTGACCCGGCGCTGGTCACCACCGCGCTGGACGCGCTCGCCGACCGGGTGGGGCATTGGCTGTTCGTGTCGTCGTGCTCGGTGTACGCCGATCAGTCAGTGCCCGGTGGTGATGAGACGTCCCCGTTGTTGCCGGCCCTGATCGGTGACTACAGCGATGAGCAGTACGGCGAGGCGAAAGTCCGCTGCGAGCAGCTGATCCGGGACCGAATGGGACAGGACCGCTGTTTCATCGCCCGCAGTGGGTTGATTGCCGGGCCGGGCGACAGCACGGACCGAACGGGCTACTGGCCGTTGCGGTTCGCCCATCCCGCCACCGACGACGGTGCCGTGCTGATCCCTGATGCACCGAACCAGCCGGTGCAGTGGATCGACGTGCGCGACCTGGCGGACTGGCTGGTCGCGGCCGCGGAAGCGGCGCTGGCGGGCACCTTCGACGCAGCGGGTCCCGCCACGTCCTTCGCGGACCACCTGACGACGGTTCGATCGGTCACGGGCCACTCGGGTCCGGTGGTCGCCGCCGCGCCGACATGGCTCACCGAGCACGGCGTCGCGGCCTGGTCCGGACCGCGATCGCTGCCGATCTGGCTACCCGACGATTACGCGGGCATGCTCGGGCGTCGAGCCGAGGAAGCCGCTGCTGCGGGTCTGCACACCCGCCCGTGGTCGCACACCATCGCTGACGTCTTGGCCTGGGAACTGCAGACCGGACCCGGCCGGGTGCGTCGGGCCGGGGTCTCCCCCGACGACGAACGACAGTTGCTCGCCGGCCGCTCATGA
- a CDS encoding IMPACT family protein produces the protein MGILTGLMASYLTLPAGCELAAETEVRRSRFLAVVTRVGDEPAARAVIAGRRSTYPDARHHCSAFVLGPDPRTERSNDDGEPSGTAGAPMLQVLRSAGLSDVVAVVTRYFGGTLLGTGGLARAYADAVQAALDSDTRRVRREPVELFDLAVPHSDAGRVEAGLRTATLDHADLQVLGTSYQDEAILHLAVGPASAEHLPQVVAGLTAGALTATPTGQNWIDLPVS, from the coding sequence GTGGGTATCCTCACTGGCCTGATGGCCAGCTATCTGACCCTTCCCGCGGGGTGCGAACTGGCGGCCGAGACCGAGGTGCGCCGATCCCGGTTCTTGGCTGTCGTGACCCGGGTGGGAGATGAGCCGGCCGCTCGCGCGGTCATCGCGGGTCGCCGCTCGACGTACCCGGATGCTCGGCACCATTGCAGCGCCTTCGTCCTCGGCCCGGATCCGCGCACCGAGCGCAGTAACGACGACGGCGAACCCTCCGGGACCGCCGGAGCGCCGATGCTGCAGGTGCTGCGCAGTGCGGGACTCTCGGACGTCGTCGCAGTGGTGACTCGCTACTTCGGGGGCACCCTGCTGGGCACGGGTGGTCTGGCGCGGGCCTACGCGGACGCCGTGCAGGCGGCTCTGGACAGCGACACCCGGCGCGTGCGACGAGAACCGGTGGAGCTGTTCGACCTCGCGGTGCCGCACAGCGACGCGGGGCGGGTTGAAGCAGGCCTGCGAACGGCGACCCTCGACCACGCCGACCTGCAGGTGCTGGGCACCAGCTACCAGGACGAAGCGATCCTGCACCTGGCGGTCGGCCCGGCCAGTGCTGAGCACTTGCCGCAGGTGGTGGCCGGACTGACCGCCGGAGCACTCACCGCGACACCGACGGGCCAGAATTGGATCGACCTGCCGGTGTCATGA
- a CDS encoding ABC transporter ATP-binding protein codes for MTTTAENTPAAEATWRGRFEERPDQTPIDESIPRRREARELLWSLLRPYRWLIGVLALVVIVENAARLSVPILVQRGIDHGVPPLLRDGSAGPLLQIVAVLCAVVTVQAIARMFFLRRSGYIGQNVLLDLRRRVFRHFQALDVAFHDRYTSGRVVSRSTNDVEAIQEMLENGFDGLITAVLTLIGTAVLLIVLDVKLGLMCLISFPFLVVLAMWFRRESAITYRQVRENAALVIVQFVETMTGIQAVQAYRRQGRNQESFDDVADRYRIVNERTFRLVAIFMPSVKLVGNLTTGMVLLYGGYRVLEGDMTVGVLTAFLLYLRMFFEPMQEITQFYNSFQSASSALEKLAGVLAEAPAIQNPSDPVRPENVRGAVDFDHVQFEYVDGRPVLPGLDLHIPAGQTVALVGTTGAGKTTIAKLMARFYDPSNGTVRLDGVDLRDMAQEELRQHVVMVTQENFQFEGSIADNIRFGRPGASDEQVRAAATAVGADRFIEALPEGYDTSVAKRGGRLSAGQRQLVAFARAFLADPAVLILDEATSSLDIPSERLVQRALETVLADRTALIIAHRLSTVEVADRVLVLEHGRILQDGSPAELVANGEGEYAALHDAWVSSLA; via the coding sequence GTGACGACGACTGCTGAGAACACACCCGCCGCGGAGGCCACCTGGCGGGGCCGCTTCGAGGAGCGCCCCGACCAGACACCGATCGACGAGAGCATTCCGCGCCGTCGCGAGGCGCGCGAGTTGCTCTGGTCGCTGCTGCGGCCCTACCGGTGGCTGATCGGCGTGCTCGCACTGGTCGTCATCGTGGAGAACGCCGCGCGGCTATCGGTCCCGATCCTGGTGCAGCGGGGCATCGACCACGGGGTCCCACCGCTGCTGCGCGACGGCAGCGCCGGCCCACTGCTGCAGATCGTGGCCGTGCTCTGCGCCGTGGTGACGGTCCAGGCGATCGCCCGGATGTTCTTCCTGCGCCGCTCCGGCTACATCGGCCAGAACGTGTTGCTCGATCTGCGGCGCCGGGTCTTCCGGCACTTCCAGGCCCTCGACGTCGCGTTCCACGACCGGTACACCTCAGGGCGGGTGGTGTCGCGGTCCACCAACGATGTCGAGGCCATCCAGGAAATGCTGGAGAACGGTTTCGACGGGCTGATCACCGCGGTGCTCACCCTGATCGGCACGGCGGTCCTGCTGATTGTGCTGGACGTAAAGCTGGGTCTGATGTGTCTGATCAGCTTCCCGTTCCTGGTCGTGCTGGCGATGTGGTTCCGGCGCGAGTCCGCGATCACCTACCGCCAGGTGCGCGAGAACGCCGCCCTGGTCATCGTCCAATTCGTCGAGACCATGACCGGCATCCAGGCCGTGCAGGCCTACCGCCGCCAGGGCCGCAACCAGGAGAGCTTCGACGACGTCGCCGATCGCTACCGGATCGTCAACGAGCGGACCTTCCGGCTGGTCGCGATCTTCATGCCGTCGGTGAAGCTGGTCGGCAACCTCACCACCGGGATGGTGCTGCTGTACGGCGGGTACCGGGTGCTCGAGGGCGACATGACCGTCGGTGTGCTGACCGCGTTCCTGCTCTACCTGCGGATGTTCTTCGAACCGATGCAGGAGATCACCCAGTTCTACAACAGCTTCCAATCCGCCTCGTCCGCCCTGGAAAAACTGGCCGGCGTGCTCGCCGAAGCACCAGCCATCCAGAACCCGTCCGACCCGGTGCGCCCGGAAAACGTCCGGGGTGCAGTCGATTTCGACCACGTGCAGTTCGAGTACGTCGATGGGCGACCTGTCCTGCCCGGTCTGGATCTGCATATTCCGGCGGGGCAGACGGTGGCCCTGGTCGGCACGACCGGGGCGGGAAAGACGACCATCGCCAAGCTGATGGCCCGTTTCTACGATCCGAGCAACGGCACCGTCCGCCTCGATGGGGTCGACCTGCGCGATATGGCGCAGGAAGAGTTGCGCCAGCACGTGGTGATGGTGACCCAGGAGAACTTCCAGTTCGAGGGCAGCATCGCCGACAACATCCGGTTCGGACGGCCCGGGGCGAGCGATGAGCAGGTGCGCGCGGCCGCGACAGCCGTCGGCGCCGACCGCTTCATCGAGGCGTTGCCGGAGGGCTACGACACCAGTGTGGCCAAACGCGGCGGTCGCCTGTCCGCGGGTCAGCGGCAGCTGGTCGCCTTCGCTCGGGCCTTCCTCGCCGACCCGGCGGTGCTGATCCTGGATGAGGCGACCTCATCCCTGGACATCCCCAGTGAGCGACTCGTGCAGCGGGCGCTGGAGACGGTGTTGGCCGATCGGACCGCGCTGATCATCGCGCACCGGTTGTCAACGGTCGAGGTCGCCGACCGGGTGCTGGTGCTGGAGCACGGCCGGATCCTGCAGGACGGTTCCCCGGCGGAGTTGGTCGCCAACGGCGAGGGAGAGTACGCCGCCCTGCACGACGCGTGGGTATCCTCACTGGCCTGA
- a CDS encoding ABC transporter ATP-binding protein translates to MPDHQPAVAPPPATQHTWTALVRLLPYLRPYRARWIAMFVAAVLSLIATIGIPLITKAVIDGPIAHQDRRGLWVLGSAAVAFGILEATLWFVRRWLVSRATLGAETGIRKDLYARLQVLPMSFHSQWQSGQLLSRMMNDLATVRRLLGFGFTFLVLNIIQIIIVSGILLAMYWPLGVLVIVCVVPIVAVIWHFQREFIRLSRAAQDQAGHVATTVEEAALGNRVIKSFGREEHIFERFDQRATDLYGIQLEKVKLQAKFWTLLEVIPTLSLIAVLGLGAAAAGQHRLTLGTLVAFITLMLSLVWPISSLGFLLSMAQEAMTASTRIVEIFDAPMEITDGTSGHQPSTGHLQLIDVGFRFADTPADGDWALRHVNLDVAPGETVALVGSTGSGKSILTALIPRLHDVSEGSIRIDGVDIRDMSLPDLRSTVATAFEDPTLFSMSVLENLTLGNPGADPEHVQEAIEVAQAHFVHDLPYGLDTRIGEQGMSLSGGQRQRLSLARAVLTRPRVLVLDDTLSALDVHTEAKVEEALSRVLHDVTGIVVAHRASTVLLADKVALLERGTITHVGTHRDLLESVPSYRFLLSAQLGEDVDHDEFAEVLS, encoded by the coding sequence ATGCCGGATCACCAACCTGCCGTTGCACCACCGCCTGCTACCCAGCACACCTGGACTGCATTGGTCCGTCTGCTGCCCTACCTGCGGCCCTACCGCGCCCGCTGGATCGCCATGTTCGTCGCGGCCGTCCTCAGCCTCATCGCGACCATCGGGATCCCGTTGATCACCAAGGCGGTCATCGACGGTCCTATCGCGCATCAGGACCGCCGCGGTTTATGGGTGCTCGGCAGCGCAGCGGTGGCCTTCGGGATCCTCGAGGCCACCTTGTGGTTCGTTCGTCGGTGGCTGGTCTCACGGGCGACGTTGGGTGCGGAGACCGGGATCCGCAAGGATCTCTACGCCCGGCTTCAGGTGCTGCCGATGTCATTCCACAGCCAGTGGCAGTCGGGGCAGTTGTTGTCGCGGATGATGAACGACCTGGCCACGGTGCGCCGGCTGCTCGGCTTCGGTTTCACCTTCCTGGTGCTCAACATCATCCAGATCATCATCGTCAGCGGCATTCTGCTGGCGATGTACTGGCCGTTGGGCGTCCTGGTCATCGTGTGCGTCGTGCCGATCGTCGCGGTCATCTGGCATTTCCAGCGTGAGTTCATCCGGCTGTCGCGGGCGGCACAGGACCAGGCCGGCCACGTGGCCACCACGGTTGAAGAAGCCGCGCTCGGGAACCGGGTGATCAAGTCCTTCGGGCGGGAGGAGCACATCTTCGAGCGCTTCGATCAGCGCGCGACGGACCTCTACGGGATCCAGTTGGAGAAGGTGAAGCTCCAGGCGAAGTTCTGGACGCTGCTGGAAGTCATCCCGACCTTGAGCCTGATTGCGGTGCTCGGGCTGGGTGCGGCGGCTGCGGGTCAGCACCGGCTGACGTTGGGCACCCTGGTCGCCTTCATCACCTTGATGCTGTCGCTGGTGTGGCCGATCTCCTCGCTGGGCTTCCTGTTGTCGATGGCTCAGGAGGCAATGACTGCCTCCACCCGCATCGTGGAGATCTTCGATGCGCCGATGGAGATCACCGACGGCACCTCCGGACACCAACCCAGCACCGGTCACCTGCAGTTGATCGATGTCGGGTTCCGCTTCGCCGACACCCCAGCCGACGGCGACTGGGCCCTGCGGCACGTCAACCTGGACGTGGCGCCGGGGGAGACGGTGGCATTGGTCGGATCCACCGGGTCCGGCAAATCCATTCTCACCGCGTTGATTCCGCGGCTGCACGACGTCAGCGAGGGGTCGATCCGGATCGACGGGGTCGACATCCGCGACATGAGCCTGCCGGACCTGCGCAGCACTGTGGCGACGGCGTTCGAGGACCCGACACTGTTCTCGATGTCGGTGCTGGAGAACCTCACCCTGGGTAACCCCGGCGCCGATCCGGAGCACGTGCAAGAAGCGATCGAGGTCGCGCAGGCGCACTTCGTGCACGACCTGCCGTACGGGCTCGACACCCGCATCGGCGAGCAAGGCATGAGTCTGTCCGGTGGTCAGCGCCAGCGGCTGTCGCTGGCTCGCGCGGTGCTCACCCGCCCGCGGGTGCTCGTGCTGGACGACACGTTGTCCGCACTCGACGTACACACCGAGGCCAAGGTGGAGGAGGCGCTGAGCAGGGTCCTACATGACGTCACCGGCATCGTCGTCGCGCACCGGGCCTCGACCGTCCTGTTGGCGGACAAGGTCGCACTGCTCGAACGCGGCACCATCACCCACGTGGGCACCCACCGCGACCTACTCGAGAGCGTCCCCTCCTACCGGTTCCTGCTCAGCGCGCAGCTGGGTGAGGACGTCGATCACGACGAATTCGCCGAGGTGCTTTCGTGA
- the prcA gene encoding proteasome subunit alpha, with translation MSMPFYVSPEQLMKDRADFARKGIARGRSVVVVAYDGGIAFVAENPSRALHKISEIYDRIAFAAVGRYNEFENLRVAGVRYADMRGYSYDRADVTARGLANAYAQTLGAVFTQESKPYEIELVVAEVGRTPDADQIYRLTYDGSVSDERGFVAMGGAAERISTGLEQDWSSGQDLGSVLRLTVRLLGGEDENGSPRVLGADQLEVAVLDRHRERRLFRRLTGPLLEALLNPADPTHDVPATDEPHGGARDTLSEPE, from the coding sequence ATGAGCATGCCGTTCTACGTCTCACCCGAGCAATTGATGAAGGACCGGGCCGACTTCGCCCGTAAGGGCATCGCCCGGGGCCGGTCCGTGGTTGTCGTCGCGTACGACGGGGGGATCGCCTTCGTCGCGGAGAACCCCAGCCGCGCATTGCACAAGATCAGCGAGATCTACGACCGGATCGCGTTCGCCGCGGTCGGTCGCTACAACGAGTTCGAGAATCTGCGGGTGGCCGGTGTGCGCTACGCCGACATGCGTGGTTACTCCTACGACCGGGCCGACGTCACCGCACGCGGCCTGGCCAACGCCTACGCCCAGACCCTCGGCGCGGTGTTCACCCAGGAGTCCAAGCCCTACGAGATCGAACTCGTCGTCGCCGAGGTCGGCCGGACTCCGGACGCGGACCAGATCTACCGGTTGACCTACGACGGATCGGTCAGCGACGAACGCGGCTTCGTCGCGATGGGCGGTGCGGCCGAGCGGATCAGCACCGGTCTGGAGCAAGACTGGAGCAGCGGGCAGGACCTGGGCTCGGTACTACGGCTCACCGTGCGACTGCTGGGTGGGGAGGACGAGAACGGATCCCCGCGGGTCCTGGGTGCCGACCAACTGGAGGTCGCCGTCCTCGATCGGCACCGGGAACGCCGGTTGTTCCGCCGGTTGACCGGGCCGCTACTCGAAGCGCTGCTCAACCCCGCAGACCCCACGCACGACGTACCAGCGACCGACGAACCGCACGGCGGCGCGCGCGACACCCTCAGCGAACCGGAATAA
- the prcB gene encoding proteasome subunit beta, giving the protein MSAGDVRDDGRLPLEFTRTGSSSFSEFLSHYAPQLMPSARTLPPGTTVEAPHGTTIVAVTYDGGVLIAGDRRATMGNLIANHDMTKVYAADDYSAVGIAGTAGVAIELVRLFQVELEHYEKIEGALLSLDGKANRLATMIRGNLGMAMQGLSVVPLFAGFDLDTSVGRIFSYDVTGGCYEEHDHHSVGSGSLFARGALKKLWRPGLEEAQAVRVTVEALYDAADDDSATGGPDLGRRIFPTLAVLDANGVRFLTTDQLESVVEDVVGARRAQGGGNS; this is encoded by the coding sequence GTGAGCGCTGGAGACGTCCGCGACGATGGCCGGCTGCCGCTGGAGTTCACCCGCACCGGGTCGTCGTCGTTCAGTGAGTTCCTGTCCCACTACGCCCCTCAGCTGATGCCGTCGGCCCGCACGTTGCCGCCGGGTACGACGGTGGAGGCGCCGCACGGCACCACCATCGTCGCGGTCACGTACGACGGTGGGGTGCTGATCGCGGGCGACCGCCGCGCCACGATGGGCAACCTGATCGCCAATCACGACATGACCAAGGTCTACGCCGCCGACGACTACTCCGCGGTCGGTATCGCCGGAACGGCGGGCGTCGCGATCGAGCTCGTCCGGTTGTTCCAGGTGGAGTTGGAGCACTACGAGAAGATCGAGGGCGCGCTGCTGTCCTTGGACGGCAAGGCCAACCGGTTGGCCACGATGATCCGGGGCAACCTGGGCATGGCCATGCAGGGCCTGTCCGTGGTGCCGCTGTTCGCCGGATTCGACCTGGACACCTCGGTGGGCCGGATCTTCTCCTACGACGTGACCGGTGGCTGCTACGAGGAGCACGACCATCACAGCGTCGGTTCCGGATCGTTGTTCGCCCGCGGTGCCTTGAAGAAGTTGTGGCGCCCCGGTCTGGAGGAAGCCCAGGCAGTGCGCGTGACCGTCGAAGCGTTGTACGACGCGGCCGATGACGACTCCGCGACCGGTGGACCCGACCTGGGGCGGCGGATCTTCCCCACCCTGGCGGTGCTGGACGCCAACGGTGTCCGATTCCTGACCACCGACCAGTTGGAATCGGTGGTCGAGGACGTTGTCGGCGCCCGTCGCGCGCAAGGAGGTGGCAACTCATGA
- a CDS encoding ubiquitin-like protein Pup, whose translation MPSQEHKSTQRRDGDPADDAPEPTPVAQANKAELDADIDDVLDEIDSVLESNAEEFVRGFVQKGGQ comes from the coding sequence ATGCCCAGCCAGGAGCACAAGAGCACCCAGCGCCGTGACGGCGATCCGGCCGACGACGCACCGGAGCCCACCCCCGTCGCGCAGGCCAACAAGGCCGAACTCGACGCCGACATCGACGACGTCCTCGACGAGATCGACAGCGTTCTGGAGAGCAACGCCGAGGAATTCGTGCGTGGCTTCGTCCAGAAGGGCGGCCAGTGA